The following proteins come from a genomic window of Macadamia integrifolia cultivar HAES 741 chromosome 14, SCU_Mint_v3, whole genome shotgun sequence:
- the LOC122061879 gene encoding uncharacterized protein LOC122061879, protein MGEGDRATCLTGERNDGRLPERGKQLLITEFLRPACPSTPDVVTAVEQGEEREDERNNEDGQPVDRKTRKSYATVTKKTLPDVEDLPNPIRVGSLTRVVIPQEAYEEKLETFSFALIGKVNFRFVSMDDIRCEVVASWRLKGNVNLSPLGKGFILFRFEKEGDMASIWRRGPIKVGGQIIRFQRWRPDFNINDTYSHTKLVWIRFPELPMEYWHERILLTMAKVAGRPVALDNKTLKATMGNYARVLVEMELNGVRVEEMQVERRQPGKETIFCFNQRIVYEDNMVRCFSCKKLGHHANQCRGKTVGKIAVEQPSHKVGGGHEAGRDDNLSQKERNMRSPTRMVDAANGNTSQISNEPNVEGYLKCQDLVVDLNGEEYFPTENIPHNAMAGVDPMGVGQRVDNTLDVDVLGSTRSSNPSENESQASGEESDHREGDIQVREPQTQREYSQMVRALRPRRKINYKPGGRGGRGGKSGRGQVWEGVENNLTELSQSCLVEGRVVIHHKEVEEIDMIMQRVEGSDRLGKHVSETEQNDEAAHYSASM, encoded by the coding sequence ATGGGTGAAGGAGATAGAGCGACCTGCCTGACAGGGGAAAGAAACGATGGCAGGCTGCCGGAAAGAGGCAAACAACTATTGATCACGGAATTTTTGCGCCCTGCGTGTCCCTCCACTCCTGATGTGGTTACTGCGGTGGagcaaggggaggagagggaggaTGAGAGAAATAATGAAGATGGACAGCCAGTGGATCGGAAAACCCGCAAATCTTATGCTACGGTGACAAAGAAGACCCTCCCTGACGTGGAGGATCTCCCAAATCCGATTCGTGTTGGATCTCTGACGAGGGTAGTGATTCCACAGGAAGCGTATGAAGAGAAACTGGAGACTTTTTCCTTTGCGCTGATAGGCAAAGTAAACTTCAGATTTGTATCTATGGATGATATAAGGTGCGAGGTGGTTGCAAGTTGGAGGCTAAAGGGGAACGTGAACCTTTCtcccctagggaagggttttattctatttcgttttgagaaggagggagatatggcctcaATATGGAGGAGAGGACCGATCAAAGTAGGGGGACAAATTATTCGCTTTCAGAGATGGCGCCCAGattttaatattaatgataCTTACTCTCACACTAAGCTCGTTTGGATCCGATTCCCTGAGCTTcccatggagtattggcatgagagaaTCCTATTGACCATGGCAAAGGTAGCAGGAAGGCCTGTCGCCCTGgacaataaaacattaaaagcaaCGATGGGTAATTATGCAAGAGTCCTAGTTGAGATGGAGCTCAATGGCGTTAGAGTTGAGGAGATGCAAGTGGAACGAAGACAACCGGGAAAGGAGACGATATTCTGCTTCAATCAGCGAATCGTCTACGAAGACAATATGGTTCGATGCTTCTCGTGCAAAAAACTGGGACATCATGCGAACCAATGTAGAGGTAAAACGGTGGGGAAAATTGCAGTGGAGCAGCCTTCTCATAAGGTTGGCGGTGGTCACGAAGCTGGCAGGGATGACAATCTTTCACAAAAGGAAAGGAATATGCGGTCTCCTACCAGAATGGTAGATGCAGCAAATGGGAATACTTCCCAAATCAGTAATGAGCCAAACGTGGAGGGCTACCTTAAGTGCCAAGATTTAGTGGTGGACTTAAATGGTGAAGAATATTTCCCAACTGAGAATATTCCTCACAATGCTATGGCTGGGGTGGATCCGATGGGTGTTGGGCAGAGAGTGGATAATACTTTGGACGTGGATGTCCTTGGGTCGACCCGGTCTTCTAACCCGTCTGAGAATGAATCGCAGGCATCAGGTGAGGAGAGCGATCACAGGGAGGGTGATATTCAGGTCAGGGAACCTCAGACACAGAGGGAGTACTCTCAAATGGTACGTGCTTTACGACCACGGcgcaaaattaattacaaaccaGGTGGTAGGGGTGGCAGAGGGGGAAAGAGTGGCAGGGGCCAAGTTTGGGAGGGGGTTGAGAATAATTTGACTGAGCTTTCTCAATCGTGCCTGGTGGAAGGCCGAGTAGTTATTCATCataaggaagtggaagaaatagaTATGATCATGCAGCGTGTTGAAGGGTCGGATAGACTTGGTAAGCACGTTTCTGAGACAGAGCAGAATGATGAGGCTGCTCACTACTCTGCCTCCATGTAA